One window of Thermocoleostomius sinensis A174 genomic DNA carries:
- a CDS encoding J domain-containing protein — translation MSFKIEQGLFSLDFTDYHAILGVPVDADAKDIRKRYLTIARRLHPDSCTTDNDVDRQRAANFLSKLVNPAYEKLSQEKNYVEYAVLLRLKGQQALRQQDTIALTSDAARRLASASDLETSYRAAIREVAEHQYQQLEQSLVYIGQISELNLVYLMRKESRGESIGLPQLDESINSSSAASRSSTVPSPLPKPPSAPPTRDSLISAYLRRAQEFETKQDFPRAIQELREALRMDATNSACHSRLGLIYLKTQQTTMAKIHFNKALELNPQDAVALEGKRKLEPSNSQKATKPDGKGAKPAFGKSDPKAKTPPRGALEAGEKPNSTGKGGLFRLFGNKKK, via the coding sequence ATGTCTTTCAAGATTGAGCAAGGGCTGTTTAGTCTCGATTTCACGGACTATCATGCCATTTTGGGAGTTCCAGTCGATGCAGACGCCAAAGATATCCGAAAGCGCTACTTAACTATTGCCCGCCGGCTCCATCCCGACAGTTGCACCACCGACAATGATGTCGATCGTCAACGTGCCGCCAACTTTTTGTCAAAGCTCGTCAATCCTGCCTACGAAAAGCTGTCACAAGAAAAAAACTATGTGGAGTATGCTGTACTCTTGCGGTTAAAGGGGCAACAAGCCCTGCGACAACAAGACACCATAGCATTAACCAGTGATGCTGCTCGTCGATTAGCCTCTGCCAGTGATTTAGAGACGTCTTACCGGGCGGCAATACGAGAAGTAGCCGAACACCAATACCAGCAGCTAGAGCAATCGCTCGTGTATATTGGGCAAATCAGTGAGCTAAACCTAGTGTATTTGATGCGCAAGGAAAGCCGAGGAGAATCGATCGGACTGCCGCAATTGGACGAATCCATCAATTCATCGAGTGCAGCCTCTCGATCGAGCACTGTTCCATCACCGTTGCCGAAACCCCCTTCTGCCCCCCCAACTCGCGACTCGCTGATCTCAGCCTACCTCCGCCGTGCCCAAGAGTTTGAAACCAAACAAGACTTTCCTCGTGCCATTCAAGAACTGCGAGAAGCCCTGCGAATGGATGCAACCAACAGTGCTTGTCACAGCCGTCTAGGTCTCATTTACCTGAAAACCCAACAAACCACGATGGCGAAAATCCATTTTAATAAAGCCTTAGAGTTAAATCCCCAAGATGCGGTAGCCTTGGAAGGTAAACGCAAATTAGAACCCTCAAACAGTCAGAAAGCGACTAAGCCAGATGGAAAGGGTGCTAAACCTGCTTTTGGTAAATCTGATCCAAAGGCAAAAACGCCTCCTAGAGGCGCTTTGGAAGCGGGAGAAAAGCCCAATTCCACCGGCAAGGGCGGTCTGTTCAGACTGTTTGGCAACAAGAAGAAGTGA
- a CDS encoding ATP phosphoribosyltransferase regulatory subunit: MVYQPPAGSRDLFPLDVAQKRWIEERIQQVFHSWGYHRIITPTLERLETLMAGGAIEQSTVIQLQDVDGEALGLRPELTASIARAAVTRMVGVSYPQRLYYNANVFRRATKGSDNRQQEFYQAGVELLGTGSVAADAEILFILFDCLHSLKLEGCSLIVGDAGLTRSLLSPFPESIRESVRESIAQLDRIALESLPLSAELQERARLLLDLRGEPADVLQQVSRLNLDDKQRSIVTRLKALTELLQTSQSPIPNPQPSIVLDLSLIQAIDYYTGIVFEVAGPSGRRILGQGGRYDQLLSLYQPQGQTCPGIGFVLNIEELQQVLLTDGQLPLHTPASEWLVVPTSPAAYAAAFAHAQKIRASAHLVRVEVELGDRTTPEDIREYAKHRRVKQIAWVSAEGLSQVETV, translated from the coding sequence ATGGTTTACCAACCCCCCGCTGGCTCACGCGATTTGTTTCCCCTAGATGTTGCCCAAAAACGATGGATTGAAGAGCGAATTCAACAAGTCTTTCACAGCTGGGGATATCACCGAATCATTACCCCGACCTTAGAACGATTAGAAACGCTGATGGCAGGTGGCGCGATCGAACAATCGACTGTGATTCAACTGCAAGATGTGGATGGGGAAGCGCTGGGGTTACGCCCAGAACTAACTGCGTCAATTGCCAGAGCGGCTGTCACTCGCATGGTCGGAGTGAGCTATCCTCAACGGCTCTACTACAACGCCAATGTGTTTCGTCGGGCTACTAAAGGCAGCGACAATCGGCAACAAGAGTTTTATCAAGCCGGGGTAGAACTCCTGGGAACGGGTAGCGTTGCGGCCGATGCAGAAATTCTCTTCATCTTGTTCGACTGTCTGCATAGCCTCAAGCTCGAAGGGTGTTCGCTCATCGTTGGAGACGCCGGCCTAACCCGATCGCTGCTTTCGCCCTTTCCTGAATCGATTCGAGAATCGGTACGAGAGTCGATTGCTCAACTCGATCGCATTGCCCTAGAATCCTTACCGCTGTCTGCCGAACTCCAGGAACGCGCCCGATTGTTGCTCGACTTACGAGGTGAACCCGCCGATGTACTGCAACAGGTGTCTCGCCTTAATCTGGATGACAAGCAACGATCGATCGTCACTCGCCTCAAAGCCCTGACTGAATTACTGCAAACCAGCCAATCACCAATCCCTAACCCCCAACCCTCGATCGTACTGGATTTAAGCCTGATTCAAGCGATCGACTACTACACCGGGATTGTATTTGAAGTCGCGGGGCCATCCGGGCGGCGCATTTTGGGACAAGGTGGACGCTATGATCAACTGCTGAGCCTTTACCAACCTCAGGGGCAGACCTGTCCTGGTATCGGATTTGTGCTGAATATCGAAGAATTGCAACAGGTATTGCTGACCGACGGACAGTTGCCCCTGCACACACCTGCCAGTGAATGGTTAGTTGTACCGACGAGTCCCGCTGCCTATGCAGCAGCCTTTGCTCATGCCCAAAAGATTCGAGCTTCGGCTCACTTGGTGCGGGTAGAGGTAGAATTGGGCGATCGAACGACTCCAGAGGACATTCGTGAATATGCTAAACATCGCCGCGTTAAACAAATTGCTTGGGTTAGCGCTGAGGGATTATCGCAAGTGGAGACGGTGTAG
- a CDS encoding MBL fold metallo-hydrolase: MNPKFSRRLFLQLATGATIASALPITWRQGATAQESAATSLSNAPFYRFKLGEFEVISISDGIINAPAALFAGNAPATEVAEVLEQAFQTETLTLDCNVLFVNTGSHNVLVDVGGGSMMAPTAGKLLNHLQTVQLSPADIDTIIITHAHVDHIGGVLDAADAFVFPDAQYFVSRTEYEFWTDPQVSLARINIDEPMRQQFISVAQRCLGAISDRVTLVEPEQEIIPGFHALAAPGHTPGQIAVRITSNGESLIHTADVVHTHTVNLWNVSWQPIFDFDADQAVATRQQTLASIAAERHLMFAYHFPFPGLGHLRRRSEGGFAWEPVQWQFDV, translated from the coding sequence ATGAACCCAAAATTTTCACGACGGTTATTTTTGCAGTTAGCAACAGGAGCGACGATCGCTTCGGCGCTGCCTATTACCTGGAGACAAGGAGCAACGGCTCAAGAAAGTGCAGCCACTTCACTGAGCAATGCTCCGTTTTACCGATTCAAGCTTGGTGAGTTTGAAGTAATCTCCATTAGCGATGGAATTATCAATGCTCCGGCAGCACTGTTTGCTGGTAATGCTCCGGCTACTGAAGTCGCGGAGGTTTTAGAACAAGCCTTTCAAACTGAAACCTTAACGCTGGACTGCAACGTTTTGTTTGTGAATACAGGTAGTCATAACGTTCTGGTTGATGTGGGTGGTGGTTCAATGATGGCTCCAACAGCCGGGAAGCTGCTCAACCATTTGCAAACCGTACAGCTTTCGCCAGCCGATATCGATACGATCATCATTACTCACGCGCATGTCGATCACATCGGTGGTGTCTTAGATGCAGCCGATGCCTTTGTGTTCCCCGATGCGCAGTATTTTGTTTCTCGTACTGAATATGAGTTCTGGACTGATCCTCAAGTTAGCTTGGCAAGAATCAACATTGATGAGCCAATGCGGCAACAGTTCATCAGTGTAGCGCAGAGATGCTTGGGGGCAATTAGCGATCGGGTTACTTTGGTTGAACCCGAGCAGGAAATTATTCCTGGCTTTCATGCGCTTGCCGCGCCAGGACATACTCCAGGGCAGATTGCCGTTCGCATCACCTCAAACGGTGAATCTCTAATTCACACGGCTGATGTGGTTCACACGCATACAGTGAATCTCTGGAATGTAAGCTGGCAGCCAATTTTTGATTTCGATGCCGATCAAGCTGTCGCTACTCGCCAACAAACCTTGGCCTCGATCGCCGCCGAACGCCACCTTATGTTTGCCTACCATTTTCCATTTCCTGGCTTGGGACATCTTCGTCGCCGCAGCGAGGGCGGCTTCGCGTGGGAACCCGTGCAATGGCAATTTGACGTGTAG
- a CDS encoding alkene reductase: MSTATTLLSPVKLGRYELPNRLVMAPLTRNRVGAGNVPHELNAVYYAQRSTAGLIITEATQISPQGVGYPATPGIHSPEQVEGWKLVTKAVHDRGGCVFLQLWHVGRISHPSLQPNGELPVAPSAIAPEGMATTYDGEKPFVTPRALDIKEIPSIVEDYRQAAKNALEAGFDGVEIHAANGYLVDQFLRDGSNQRTDRYGGSIENRARFLFDIVEVVTSVWGSDRVGIRLSPSGTFNSMSDSDPQALFSYVVGQLDRHHLAYVHIVEPRIDNGAPAGQNLTTSFFRSVYSGTLISAGGHDKESGEVTLANGEADLIAYGRWYISNPDLPERFAANADLNPYDRSTFYGGNEKGYTDYPAMTQTA, translated from the coding sequence ATGAGCACTGCTACAACTCTTTTGTCGCCTGTCAAACTGGGTCGCTATGAATTGCCCAATCGTTTGGTTATGGCTCCGTTAACACGCAATCGAGTCGGGGCCGGAAATGTCCCTCACGAATTGAATGCAGTCTATTATGCTCAGCGATCAACGGCGGGTCTCATCATCACTGAAGCTACCCAAATTTCACCCCAAGGAGTTGGGTATCCCGCTACACCTGGAATTCATTCACCAGAACAGGTGGAAGGATGGAAGCTGGTCACGAAGGCAGTGCACGATCGCGGTGGTTGTGTGTTTCTGCAACTATGGCATGTCGGTCGGATCTCTCATCCGTCGCTGCAACCGAATGGTGAGTTGCCCGTCGCACCGAGTGCCATTGCGCCTGAAGGCATGGCCACTACCTATGATGGCGAAAAGCCGTTTGTCACCCCTCGTGCCCTTGACATTAAAGAGATTCCTAGCATTGTAGAAGACTATCGCCAAGCCGCCAAAAATGCCCTAGAAGCGGGCTTTGATGGGGTTGAAATTCATGCTGCCAATGGATATCTAGTTGATCAGTTTCTACGCGATGGCTCCAATCAGCGCACCGATCGGTATGGAGGATCGATCGAAAATCGGGCCCGTTTCTTGTTTGACATTGTAGAGGTCGTGACCAGTGTGTGGGGCAGCGATCGCGTGGGAATTCGCCTATCGCCCAGCGGCACGTTCAACAGCATGTCTGATTCTGATCCGCAAGCCTTGTTTTCTTATGTGGTTGGACAACTCGATCGCCACCATCTGGCTTACGTTCACATCGTAGAACCCCGCATTGATAACGGCGCGCCCGCCGGGCAAAACCTGACCACTAGCTTCTTTCGATCGGTCTACAGCGGCACGCTGATTTCTGCTGGCGGACACGACAAAGAATCTGGAGAAGTCACCCTTGCCAACGGAGAAGCCGATTTGATTGCTTACGGTCGCTGGTATATTTCTAACCCTGATTTACCAGAGCGTTTTGCTGCCAACGCTGACCTCAACCCTTATGATCGATCGACCTTCTACGGTGGTAATGAAAAAGGGTATACAGATTACCCAGCCATGACACAAACAGCATAA
- a CDS encoding PRC-barrel domain-containing protein, protein MALVKIKDFEPDYREAFGGYDIKGLDVYSDVNNEKVGTVHDLLVDEQGHFRYFIVDLGFWGFGKKVMLPVERAQIDSDGKHLYALGLHKDQVEQLAEFNESLRIDDDRRQELHESLRQPVHQPVADSRSSRSQATAETLPPQPMNPTYQVMPIERTAPLERSSYPSTAPQSMSRPDHSVSNQGAYGMQRDYPSAPNYHSNLTSGHIDQSPSVLQRFEERLRAKRMRSR, encoded by the coding sequence ATGGCCCTCGTGAAAATTAAGGATTTTGAGCCGGATTATCGCGAAGCGTTTGGCGGATATGATATCAAGGGTCTCGATGTCTATTCGGATGTTAATAATGAGAAGGTTGGAACTGTTCATGACCTTTTAGTGGATGAACAAGGCCATTTTCGTTACTTCATCGTTGATCTAGGTTTTTGGGGCTTCGGTAAAAAGGTGATGTTGCCAGTCGAACGTGCCCAGATTGACAGTGATGGAAAGCATCTTTATGCCCTGGGTCTGCACAAGGATCAAGTGGAACAGTTGGCAGAATTTAACGAAAGCTTGCGCATCGATGACGATCGTCGTCAAGAGTTACACGAGAGTTTGCGTCAACCCGTTCACCAACCTGTCGCAGATTCACGTTCCAGCCGCTCACAGGCCACGGCTGAAACTCTGCCACCTCAGCCGATGAACCCTACCTATCAGGTCATGCCAATTGAGCGAACGGCACCGCTTGAGCGTTCGTCGTATCCATCCACTGCTCCTCAGTCCATGTCACGTCCGGATCACTCAGTGAGCAATCAAGGAGCATATGGAATGCAGCGCGATTATCCATCGGCACCAAACTATCACAGCAATCTTACCAGCGGTCATATTGACCAGTCGCCATCTGTGCTTCAGCGCTTTGAAGAACGTTTGCGGGCAAAGCGGATGCGGTCTCGTTAA
- a CDS encoding WGxxGxxG family protein, with translation MSFSKLAKVASVSVLSFGLVAVPFSISASAQETTNPVEDTVESTQAAVENTDFDWGLLGLLGLIGLAGLAGRGRRDDVRDVDTRYRNEHRTDADPSYQPGAPTNTRTDVPRYRDPNAINRTDYRE, from the coding sequence ATGAGCTTCTCCAAGTTAGCAAAAGTGGCAAGTGTCAGTGTTTTATCGTTTGGATTAGTTGCAGTTCCGTTTTCCATTAGCGCTTCTGCTCAAGAGACAACAAACCCTGTAGAAGACACAGTTGAATCGACTCAAGCAGCCGTAGAGAATACGGATTTTGATTGGGGGTTATTGGGATTATTAGGGCTGATTGGGCTTGCTGGTCTGGCAGGTCGCGGCAGACGTGATGATGTGCGTGATGTAGACACGCGCTATCGTAATGAGCATCGCACGGATGCTGATCCTAGCTATCAACCTGGGGCACCTACCAATACTCGCACAGATGTTCCCCGCTATCGCGATCCCAATGCTATCAACCGCACTGACTATCGCGAATAG
- a CDS encoding YebC/PmpR family DNA-binding transcriptional regulator yields MAGHSKWANIKRQKARVDAVKGKTFAKMSRAIIVAARTGGADPAGNFQLRTAIDKAKAAGIPNDNIDRAIAKGAGKLGADGDNLESIRYEGYGPGGVAVLIEALTDNRNRTAADLRTAFSKNGGNLGETGCVGWMFDQRGVVTIKGKPVLRGRKEVFELDEEALLEALLEAGAESYEIVELDEDSLGAEVFTQASQLESLSQALSASGYRLIQSELRWIPNNSVEVTDTEQARSLLKLMDALEELDDVQSVTANFEMSDELMSLSMA; encoded by the coding sequence ATGGCAGGACACAGTAAATGGGCCAATATCAAACGGCAGAAAGCTAGAGTAGATGCGGTTAAGGGAAAAACCTTTGCTAAGATGTCGCGGGCTATCATTGTGGCAGCCAGAACGGGTGGAGCTGACCCTGCTGGCAATTTTCAACTCCGCACAGCTATCGATAAGGCCAAAGCCGCAGGCATCCCCAACGACAACATCGATCGGGCGATCGCCAAGGGAGCTGGCAAACTAGGAGCCGATGGAGACAACCTAGAATCGATTCGCTATGAGGGGTACGGCCCCGGTGGCGTAGCCGTTTTGATTGAAGCGTTAACCGACAATCGCAATCGTACTGCCGCCGACTTGAGAACAGCCTTTAGCAAAAACGGAGGAAACTTGGGCGAAACAGGCTGTGTGGGGTGGATGTTTGACCAACGAGGGGTTGTCACCATTAAAGGAAAGCCCGTCCTGCGCGGTCGAAAAGAAGTCTTTGAATTAGATGAAGAAGCGTTATTGGAAGCCCTATTAGAAGCTGGAGCCGAGTCCTACGAAATCGTTGAATTAGACGAGGATAGTTTAGGAGCCGAAGTATTTACTCAGGCATCGCAATTAGAATCATTGTCCCAGGCTTTGAGTGCATCAGGGTATCGCCTAATCCAGTCTGAGTTGCGCTGGATTCCAAATAACAGCGTGGAAGTCACAGACACTGAACAAGCACGATCGCTATTGAAGCTGATGGATGCCTTGGAAGAGCTAGACGATGTACAGTCTGTAACAGCCAACTTCGAAATGTCCGACGAGCTAATGTCGCTGAGCATGGCTTAG
- the pcrA gene encoding DNA helicase PcrA: MPQSIDFLKHLNPSQHRAVEHFCGPLLVVAGAGSGKTRALTYRIANLVLTHRVDPENILAVTFTNKAAREMKERIERLFAEQQAWEKYDKPLTELAPVEQTRLKSQVYKTITKDLWIGTFHALCARILRFDIEKYQSPQGFRWNRNFSILDESDAQSLVKDIVVNQLNLDDKKFEPRSMRYAISNAKNQGLSPEDVEREQPNFRGRVLANVYSEYLKGLAANNSVDFDDLIWIPVQLFQQNEQVLAYWHKRFRHILVDEYQDTNRTQYDLIRLLVTNGEDSRKFNDWNHRSIFVVGDADQSIYSFRAADFTILMDFQHDFGDGLPDDDTRTMVKLEENYRSTANILEVANELIENNTERIDKVLRPTRGTGEEIFCYRADDETAEAHFVVNQIRQMELTEPDLQWGSFAILYRTNAQSRAFEEVLVKYAIPYTVVGGLRFYDRKEIKDVLAYLRVIANPDDTISLKRIINTPRRGIGKATIDRLENAARELNIPLWQLLTDETSVQTLAGRSAKPVLTFTSLVRTWQEQVETAAASTIVQGILEDSGYIADLKNQGTDEAIDRLQNVQELYNAVLQFEEENDESNLPLFLANASLASDLDNLNEQQQSKVSLMTLHSSKGLEFPVVFLVGLEQGLFPNFRSLEDPKAIEEERRLCYVGITRAKERLFLSYARERRLYGNREPASPSLFLAELPKDLLLSSVANAIPTKFTQQIRDVKRDQAATKPSTPKTTITDWNVGDQIIHPKFGMGQVTHVLGSGNKATIAVRFNDQPIPRILDPKLVALKRVE; the protein is encoded by the coding sequence ATGCCTCAATCGATCGATTTTCTCAAGCATCTGAATCCATCTCAACATCGGGCCGTTGAGCACTTTTGTGGGCCACTGCTCGTGGTGGCCGGAGCAGGGTCTGGAAAAACACGAGCGCTGACCTATCGCATTGCCAACTTGGTGCTAACCCATCGAGTCGATCCTGAAAATATCCTCGCCGTCACCTTTACCAATAAGGCGGCACGGGAAATGAAAGAGCGGATTGAGCGGTTGTTTGCCGAACAGCAGGCTTGGGAAAAGTACGATAAACCACTGACAGAACTAGCTCCCGTAGAGCAAACCCGGCTAAAATCGCAGGTCTACAAAACCATCACCAAAGATTTGTGGATTGGCACGTTCCATGCCCTGTGTGCGCGCATCCTGCGGTTTGACATCGAAAAATATCAAAGCCCTCAAGGGTTTCGCTGGAATCGAAATTTCTCTATTTTGGATGAATCTGATGCGCAGAGCCTAGTGAAAGACATTGTTGTCAACCAATTAAATTTGGACGATAAGAAATTTGAGCCACGATCGATGCGCTATGCCATCAGTAATGCCAAAAACCAGGGGTTGTCACCAGAAGATGTAGAACGGGAACAGCCCAATTTTCGCGGGCGCGTTTTGGCCAATGTCTATTCTGAGTATCTAAAAGGACTGGCTGCCAACAACTCAGTCGATTTTGATGATCTAATCTGGATTCCAGTGCAGCTTTTTCAGCAAAACGAACAGGTATTAGCCTATTGGCACAAGCGATTTCGCCATATTTTGGTGGATGAATATCAGGATACTAATCGCACCCAATATGATTTAATTCGATTGCTGGTGACAAATGGAGAAGATTCGCGTAAATTTAACGACTGGAACCATCGATCGATCTTTGTGGTGGGCGACGCGGATCAGTCAATCTATTCGTTTCGAGCGGCAGATTTTACCATTCTCATGGACTTTCAGCATGACTTCGGCGATGGTTTGCCAGATGATGACACACGGACAATGGTGAAACTGGAGGAAAACTATCGATCGACAGCTAACATTCTCGAAGTTGCGAATGAATTAATTGAAAACAATACCGAACGAATTGACAAAGTTCTGCGTCCAACTCGTGGCACTGGAGAAGAAATCTTCTGTTACCGCGCCGATGATGAAACCGCAGAAGCCCACTTCGTTGTCAATCAAATTCGGCAGATGGAACTGACAGAGCCGGATTTGCAATGGGGTAGCTTTGCGATTCTCTATCGCACCAATGCACAGTCGCGGGCGTTTGAAGAAGTGTTGGTAAAGTATGCGATTCCCTATACGGTGGTAGGCGGTTTGCGATTTTATGATCGTAAAGAAATCAAAGATGTGCTGGCCTACCTGCGGGTGATTGCCAACCCTGACGATACTATTAGCCTCAAGCGCATCATCAACACCCCCCGCCGTGGTATCGGCAAAGCCACAATCGATCGCTTAGAAAATGCCGCCAGAGAACTGAACATTCCCCTCTGGCAACTGCTCACTGATGAGACCTCGGTGCAAACATTAGCGGGACGATCGGCTAAGCCAGTGCTGACTTTCACCAGCCTCGTGCGAACTTGGCAAGAACAAGTAGAAACCGCTGCTGCTTCTACCATCGTACAGGGAATTTTGGAAGATTCCGGCTATATAGCAGATCTCAAAAATCAGGGAACCGACGAAGCGATCGATCGGTTGCAAAACGTGCAGGAGCTTTATAACGCTGTTTTACAGTTTGAAGAAGAAAACGACGAATCTAATCTACCGCTATTTTTGGCCAATGCGTCATTAGCCTCCGATTTGGACAACTTAAATGAGCAACAGCAGTCGAAAGTATCGCTGATGACGCTGCATTCCTCCAAGGGACTGGAGTTTCCCGTAGTATTTTTAGTGGGGTTAGAGCAGGGCTTGTTTCCCAACTTCCGCTCGCTGGAAGATCCCAAGGCGATCGAAGAAGAGCGGCGGCTCTGCTATGTAGGCATCACTCGCGCCAAAGAGCGGCTATTTCTCAGCTATGCCCGTGAACGGCGATTATACGGCAATCGAGAACCCGCCAGCCCGTCGCTATTTTTGGCAGAATTGCCCAAAGACTTGCTGTTGAGTAGCGTCGCCAATGCCATTCCTACCAAATTTACGCAGCAAATTCGTGATGTTAAACGTGACCAAGCAGCGACAAAACCCAGCACCCCAAAAACCACCATTACCGACTGGAACGTGGGCGATCAAATTATTCATCCCAAATTTGGCATGGGGCAAGTGACGCACGTATTGGGCAGTGGCAACAAAGCGACGATCGCTGTGCGCTTTAATGATCAACCCATTCCTCGCATTCTCGATCCCAAACTGGTCGCGTTGAAGCGGGTGGAATAA
- a CDS encoding AAA family ATPase: MDFRQIVNFRMVKQEASALHRSLTPILELDEKFAELILIDLAKVVQICGQASGEITSAELLAYLIIYALIKKDKDKLNVALNTWEFSEVERSKFEKTTLQILLNLTKHQTPDQLTLPSVLNKLDEEKNTHYLDTAVNAIYKFAQVIVKADGEISMQEMDALSHIWQLLHSYQSIEDYQAALNQAVAKIPSQTIEQTPSSSTASNTQLADKSVAKSEAELNQILNQALAELNDLVGLDNIKEEVKTLANFLKVQKIREERGLAQTSVSLHAVFCGPPGTGKTTVARLMSRIYQGLGFLTKGHLVETDRAGLVAGYIGKTAEKVEAVINSALDGVLFIDEAYSLAPEDAERDFGREAIDVLLKRMEDNRDRLVVIVAGYTDEMTRFIESNPGLKSRFNRYFYFDDYKPDELLQIFEKMANKSHFHLTAATRTKLLRVFEELYVRRDRTFGNARVARNLFEKSIERQANRLAVLSSLTDEVLTTLQPDDIPVDAVGTLAGKVNWQALSFPSSSSASSSLSPSIAAVADRLNRSLNSQNITARVTNTNGSLQVMLESDQIPSEAELVEFVRQELAHMSLDAIQKVTIYGRQINTDIPAWSEEFDARSTIG; the protein is encoded by the coding sequence GTGGATTTTAGACAAATCGTCAATTTCAGGATGGTTAAGCAAGAAGCGAGTGCGTTGCATCGATCGTTAACGCCAATCCTGGAACTCGATGAAAAGTTTGCAGAATTAATTTTAATTGATCTGGCCAAAGTGGTGCAAATTTGTGGACAAGCGAGTGGTGAAATCACCTCGGCTGAATTATTGGCCTATCTAATTATCTATGCCCTAATTAAAAAGGATAAAGATAAACTCAATGTTGCCTTAAATACATGGGAGTTTTCTGAAGTTGAGCGATCGAAATTCGAGAAAACAACACTGCAAATTTTGCTAAATTTAACCAAACATCAAACTCCAGATCAATTAACGTTACCGTCTGTTTTGAATAAGCTTGATGAGGAGAAAAATACTCACTATTTAGATACGGCAGTTAATGCAATCTACAAATTTGCCCAGGTGATTGTCAAGGCAGATGGCGAAATTTCGATGCAGGAAATGGATGCTTTATCCCATATTTGGCAACTGCTGCATTCCTATCAATCGATCGAGGATTATCAAGCTGCATTGAATCAAGCGGTGGCGAAAATTCCGTCGCAGACGATCGAGCAAACTCCATCCTCGTCAACCGCCTCGAACACACAACTCGCTGATAAATCAGTTGCCAAAAGTGAAGCTGAGTTGAACCAAATTTTGAATCAAGCCCTGGCAGAATTGAATGATTTGGTGGGTCTAGATAATATCAAAGAAGAAGTGAAAACGCTGGCAAATTTTCTTAAGGTGCAGAAAATCCGTGAGGAACGTGGGCTAGCGCAAACCTCCGTTTCACTGCACGCCGTCTTTTGTGGTCCACCCGGCACCGGCAAGACGACCGTGGCTCGCTTGATGAGTCGAATTTATCAGGGCTTGGGCTTTTTGACGAAAGGGCATCTTGTAGAAACCGATCGGGCTGGATTGGTGGCCGGTTACATCGGTAAAACCGCAGAAAAAGTAGAGGCGGTAATTAATTCGGCTCTCGATGGTGTGTTGTTTATTGACGAAGCTTACTCACTGGCTCCTGAAGATGCCGAACGAGATTTCGGGCGAGAAGCAATCGATGTGTTGTTAAAACGCATGGAAGACAACCGCGATCGATTGGTGGTAATTGTGGCAGGATATACCGATGAAATGACCCGTTTTATTGAATCGAATCCAGGCTTAAAGTCGCGTTTCAATCGCTATTTTTATTTCGATGATTATAAGCCGGATGAACTATTACAGATTTTTGAAAAGATGGCCAATAAAAGCCATTTTCATCTCACTGCTGCTACCCGCACCAAGCTCTTACGGGTGTTTGAAGAACTCTATGTTCGGCGCGATCGAACCTTTGGTAATGCACGAGTTGCCCGAAACCTGTTTGAAAAGAGTATTGAACGGCAAGCAAATCGACTTGCGGTACTGTCTTCTTTAACCGACGAGGTATTAACTACTCTGCAACCCGACGACATTCCGGTTGATGCTGTTGGCACCCTGGCAGGCAAAGTGAATTGGCAAGCGCTATCTTTTCCCTCATCTAGCTCTGCCTCGTCTTCGCTATCTCCCTCGATCGCGGCTGTGGCCGATCGCTTGAATCGCTCTTTAAACTCCCAAAACATTACTGCCCGAGTGACCAACACCAACGGTTCGCTGCAAGTGATGCTAGAGTCAGACCAGATTCCTAGCGAAGCTGAACTCGTTGAGTTTGTTCGGCAAGAACTGGCGCACATGAGTCTCGATGCGATTCAGAAGGTGACGATCTATGGGCGACAGATCAACACTGACATTCCAGCTTGGAGCGAAGAATTTGATGCTCGATCGACAATCGGTTAA